The following are encoded in a window of Xylanivirga thermophila genomic DNA:
- a CDS encoding DUF6063 family protein: protein MEFKDREVIEAFNIYSRLALKGHEDSDELRLYITDEKVRELVDEFAAEVDCTIISTGEYIYMVPIATISPFHISNEEIKRRYLPSKAVNMDIYLMYVTIIILFGEFYDSYQSVEPTRSFLPMYKWLEAVNTHMATLSEIDAEELKAFEKEYEYNWIGILEKWDAIDDLRENVKNQDARTNSRLSFLNTVKRFLEDQDIVIDIGNDEMGITEKAKVIIQRYYMDYEHNRGILDFIYGFERERGKDRDANHI from the coding sequence ATGGAATTTAAGGATAGAGAAGTTATAGAAGCGTTTAATATTTATTCTAGATTAGCGCTTAAGGGCCATGAGGATAGTGATGAGTTGAGATTATATATTACCGATGAAAAGGTTAGGGAGTTAGTGGATGAATTTGCTGCTGAAGTAGATTGTACTATTATTTCAACAGGTGAATATATCTATATGGTTCCCATAGCTACTATTTCACCATTTCATATATCCAATGAGGAGATAAAAAGGAGATATCTTCCATCAAAGGCTGTAAATATGGATATATATCTGATGTATGTGACAATAATAATTCTATTTGGTGAATTTTATGACAGCTATCAAAGTGTTGAACCAACTAGAAGTTTTTTACCCATGTACAAATGGCTTGAAGCGGTAAATACACATATGGCAACTTTAAGTGAGATAGATGCAGAAGAATTAAAAGCCTTTGAAAAAGAATATGAATATAACTGGATAGGAATATTGGAAAAATGGGATGCAATAGATGATTTGAGGGAGAATGTAAAAAATCAGGACGCCAGGACTAATAGCAGGCTTAGTTTTTTAAATACGGTTAAAAGATTTTTAGAGGATCAAGATATTGTTATAGATATAGGGAATGATGAAATGGGGATTACTGAAAAAGCAAAGGTTATTATACAAAGGTATTATATGGATTATGAGCATAATAGGGGAATACTGGATTTCATATATGGATTTGAAAGGGAAAGGGGAAAAGATAGAGATGCCAACCATATCTAA
- a CDS encoding replicative DNA helicase produces the protein MRVAIGDVLENYGERISRLSIYEPLLELKNKRERDNSGKPIDCVSLGFIALLFFFENMIIRNKETGINELAEFFYEMNNGNIDLDIDGFRKLARKLIDNFRPPSGQRNSKTFYNWETGEEQTAYYSILKASKSDPKFNTQYYTLDEEGLELIFATKEYFSEFQLSINQLLLRKQLEKGEFTGALRQIDEMMLSVENLRDRMTKIEHDVNINIISEKTYRRYSKLIEDINIRLTRENEEFDELQSFVKDTKENMKYEIKDEKDKKAYQLIIEIDKKLDKVHSEHRNLLKESLSLKTTALEAARESLYFMGLDAFNFKEEITKKFISIPLPLMASRQLISPFMCLGMYSSWSPIAVFDVQRIGADEDVQKVEGFYQPVDEAILNEYKEITMHNFKKIMECLLNLLQDGKQTTLKEVIDYMKINHQDILAERVFYDFWIILHQKSPILIDADEDNHVGLLKEATKLLIGRCERFEVVELDSELEINNRFKIKDMIIKLEETSNGI, from the coding sequence ATGAGGGTTGCAATAGGTGATGTATTAGAAAATTATGGAGAGAGAATATCTAGACTTTCTATTTATGAGCCGTTGTTAGAATTAAAAAACAAAAGAGAACGGGATAATAGTGGTAAACCTATTGATTGTGTTAGTCTAGGCTTTATAGCGCTTTTATTTTTCTTTGAAAATATGATTATAAGGAATAAAGAAACGGGTATAAATGAATTAGCAGAGTTTTTTTATGAAATGAATAATGGAAATATAGATCTGGATATTGACGGATTTAGAAAGCTAGCCAGAAAACTAATAGATAATTTTCGTCCTCCGAGTGGTCAAAGAAACTCTAAAACATTTTATAATTGGGAGACCGGGGAAGAACAAACCGCATATTATTCCATATTAAAGGCAAGTAAATCTGATCCAAAATTTAATACACAATATTATACTTTGGATGAAGAAGGATTAGAATTGATATTTGCTACGAAAGAATATTTTAGTGAATTTCAGCTATCTATAAATCAACTTTTACTCAGAAAACAATTGGAAAAAGGAGAGTTTACAGGCGCATTAAGACAGATAGACGAGATGATGTTATCGGTAGAAAATCTGAGGGATAGAATGACTAAGATTGAGCATGATGTAAACATAAATATTATATCGGAAAAAACTTACAGGAGATATAGCAAGCTTATAGAGGATATAAATATAAGGCTTACAAGGGAAAATGAAGAATTTGATGAGTTACAGAGTTTCGTAAAGGATACAAAAGAGAATATGAAATACGAAATCAAAGATGAAAAAGATAAAAAGGCATACCAATTGATTATAGAAATAGATAAAAAACTAGATAAGGTTCATAGTGAACATAGAAATTTGCTAAAAGAGAGTTTAAGTTTAAAGACAACTGCATTAGAAGCTGCAAGAGAATCCCTATACTTTATGGGGTTAGATGCCTTTAATTTTAAAGAAGAGATAACTAAAAAATTTATCTCAATTCCATTGCCACTTATGGCCTCAAGACAACTAATAAGTCCTTTTATGTGTTTGGGCATGTATAGCTCGTGGTCACCAATTGCTGTTTTTGATGTGCAGAGGATAGGAGCGGATGAAGATGTTCAAAAAGTAGAGGGATTTTATCAGCCTGTTGATGAGGCAATATTAAATGAGTATAAGGAAATAACAATGCATAACTTTAAAAAGATAATGGAATGTTTATTAAATTTATTGCAAGATGGAAAACAAACAACCTTAAAAGAGGTTATAGATTATATGAAAATAAATCATCAAGATATATTAGCTGAAAGGGTTTTTTATGATTTTTGGATTATCTTACATCAAAAATCTCCCATATTAATAGATGCAGATGAAGATAATCATGTTGGGTTGCTTAAGGAGGCGACAAAGCTTTTAATTGGCAGGTGCGAAAGATTTGAAGTAGTAGAATTGGATAGTGAATTGGAGATAAACAATAGGTTTAAAATTAAGGATATGATCATAAAATTGGAGGAAACGAGTAATGGAATTTAA
- a CDS encoding 5-formyltetrahydrofolate cyclo-ligase, translating into MDKVFIRKEMIKRREEISLAQKSHMDREILKRLLESKYYNNSNVIFTFVSFKKEVDTHNLIGQALKDGKKICVPRVINKKSGMVACYIDGLHSLTPGCMGILEPGENAVLANKDDMDLIIVPGLAFDRKGGRIGYGGGYYDKFLEELPGDIPKVAIAYDFQIIHDIPMHQHDIKVDLIITDKGIYYC; encoded by the coding sequence ATGGACAAGGTTTTTATCCGTAAGGAAATGATAAAAAGGCGGGAGGAGATTTCTCTTGCGCAAAAATCCCATATGGATAGGGAAATACTTAAGCGCTTATTGGAAAGTAAATATTACAATAATTCTAATGTAATATTTACTTTTGTGAGCTTTAAAAAAGAGGTGGATACCCATAATTTAATAGGACAGGCATTAAAAGATGGGAAAAAGATATGTGTACCCAGAGTAATAAATAAAAAATCGGGAATGGTTGCCTGCTATATAGATGGATTACACTCATTGACTCCAGGCTGTATGGGCATATTAGAACCTGGAGAGAATGCTGTTTTAGCCAATAAGGACGATATGGATCTTATAATTGTACCAGGCCTTGCATTTGATAGAAAAGGCGGGAGGATTGGCTATGGTGGGGGATACTATGACAAGTTTTTAGAAGAGTTACCAGGAGATATTCCTAAAGTAGCTATTGCATATGATTTTCAAATAATACATGATATTCCTATGCATCAACATGATATAAAAGTGGATTTAATAATAACTGATAAGGGTATATATTATTGCTAA
- a CDS encoding GIY-YIG nuclease family protein, with translation MCYVYILKCADNTLYTGWTNDLDKRLNAHLSGRGAKYTRCRLPVELVYTEEYEDKRSAQKREYEIKQLTRKQKLQLIEQVNLT, from the coding sequence TTGTGTTATGTATATATATTAAAATGTGCCGACAATACTCTATACACTGGATGGACCAATGATTTGGATAAAAGACTTAATGCCCATTTAAGTGGCAGGGGCGCAAAATATACCCGCTGCAGGCTGCCTGTAGAATTGGTATATACCGAAGAATATGAAGATAAGAGATCAGCCCAAAAAAGGGAATATGAAATAAAACAGTTGACTAGAAAACAAAAATTACAGCTTATAGAACAAGTCAATCTAACTTAA
- a CDS encoding DegV family protein has protein sequence MKNYIIMTDSCSDLPRTYVEEKNIPYVSLICRFAGQEYMDDFGETLSHEVFYEGMRKGEMPSTSQPNVQAFYEIFKGIGEQGNDIIYISVSSALSGTNNTAHIARQMVLDEYLDARITIIDSLTGSMGQGLMVMKAIEMKENGHSFEDTVDYLENSKLNLNTYITVEDLSHLKRGGRISSTVAMVGTVFNIKPILTVNTEGKIVPVLKAKGRKNAINKIVDYVHKKIEFPEEQIIAISHGDALEEAERLRGLILKEITVKDVIINHMGPVIGSYGGTGALVVFFMGKPRQGHIIDVDLIRP, from the coding sequence ATGAAAAATTATATTATAATGACCGATTCATGCAGTGATTTGCCTAGAACATATGTAGAAGAAAAGAATATCCCATATGTAAGCCTGATATGTAGATTTGCAGGTCAGGAATACATGGACGATTTTGGAGAAACGCTATCCCATGAGGTTTTTTATGAAGGCATGAGAAAAGGTGAGATGCCAAGTACTTCTCAACCCAATGTACAGGCATTTTATGAAATATTCAAGGGTATAGGAGAGCAGGGGAATGACATTATATACATTTCTGTATCCTCTGCTTTAAGTGGTACCAACAATACTGCTCATATAGCCAGGCAAATGGTGCTTGACGAATATTTGGATGCAAGGATTACCATTATCGACTCATTGACAGGATCAATGGGACAGGGTCTTATGGTTATGAAGGCAATTGAGATGAAGGAGAATGGACACAGCTTTGAAGATACGGTCGATTACCTTGAGAATAGCAAGCTGAATTTAAACACTTATATAACTGTTGAAGATCTTAGTCATCTGAAAAGGGGAGGCAGAATCTCATCAACGGTAGCCATGGTTGGCACTGTATTTAATATTAAACCCATTCTTACGGTAAATACTGAGGGAAAAATTGTACCTGTTCTAAAGGCAAAGGGCAGGAAAAATGCAATAAATAAAATAGTGGATTATGTGCATAAAAAGATAGAATTTCCCGAAGAACAGATAATAGCCATTTCCCATGGGGATGCCTTAGAAGAGGCTGAAAGGCTAAGAGGGCTTATACTAAAGGAGATAACCGTTAAAGATGTAATAATAAATCATATGGGTCCGGTAATTGGCAGCTATGGAGGCACTGGTGCCCTAGTGGTATTTTTTATGGGCAAACCTAGACAAGGTCATATAATAGATGTGGATTTAATACGACCATAA
- a CDS encoding Wadjet anti-phage system protein JetD domain-containing protein has product MENMILNLLKNYKKKKIFLIDIENALCGNIEYMDFANNMKELEDMGILIPIKSHGTNNKKIPLANTYRINRSYFRQDLIDEIASYQLKSNKNINLQAYFSLSDEMWQEDLPYIKMVESYLQSKGLPKEEVTSSERSYEVTGDEKWIDEKGGKELLERIGLLEKLKISPINDPLMFAINKNKISEMGEHIHLIVENRATFYALLEDIENTAFTSLTYGSGWKVLGGIGVFERQIGLMGQANKIYYFGDLDFEGISIWYELNKREPLQLATDFYESLLKKTCSYGKENQKPNRKAIDSFLLNFNEYDKRKIVSTLENGGYYPQEGLNKRELQVIWREIK; this is encoded by the coding sequence ATGGAAAATATGATATTAAATCTTTTGAAAAATTATAAAAAGAAAAAAATATTCCTCATAGATATAGAGAATGCACTATGTGGAAATATTGAATATATGGATTTTGCTAATAATATGAAAGAGTTAGAAGATATGGGGATATTAATTCCTATAAAGAGTCATGGAACTAATAACAAGAAAATTCCTTTAGCCAATACATATAGAATAAATAGATCCTATTTTAGACAGGATCTCATTGATGAAATAGCTTCCTATCAATTAAAATCAAACAAAAATATTAATCTCCAAGCATATTTTTCACTAAGCGATGAAATGTGGCAGGAGGATTTGCCATATATAAAGATGGTTGAATCGTATCTACAAAGTAAGGGGCTGCCTAAAGAAGAAGTAACATCCTCGGAACGTTCTTATGAGGTAACTGGTGATGAAAAATGGATAGATGAAAAAGGAGGTAAAGAGCTTTTAGAACGGATAGGACTATTGGAAAAATTGAAGATTAGTCCAATTAACGACCCATTGATGTTTGCTATAAACAAAAATAAAATATCCGAGATGGGAGAGCATATTCATTTAATAGTAGAAAATAGAGCTACATTTTATGCTTTATTAGAAGATATAGAAAATACAGCTTTTACATCTTTAACTTATGGGTCTGGTTGGAAAGTGTTAGGTGGTATAGGCGTATTTGAAAGACAGATTGGACTTATGGGACAGGCCAATAAAATTTATTATTTTGGAGATTTAGATTTTGAAGGTATATCTATATGGTATGAGCTGAATAAGAGAGAACCATTGCAATTAGCGACAGATTTCTATGAATCTTTGCTTAAAAAAACTTGTTCATATGGTAAAGAAAATCAAAAACCCAATAGAAAAGCAATAGATAGCTTTTTACTGAATTTTAATGAATATGATAAAAGAAAAATTGTAAGCACATTGGAAAATGGCGGATATTATCCCCAAGAAGGATTAAATAAAAGAGAATTGCAGGTGATATGGAGGGAAATAAAATGA